One stretch of Arachis hypogaea cultivar Tifrunner chromosome 20, arahy.Tifrunner.gnm2.J5K5, whole genome shotgun sequence DNA includes these proteins:
- the LOC112785823 gene encoding uncharacterized protein, whose translation MDRFFRIYETPEDQMMDLVAVNLEARALAWFQIWKKLNPVTSWLELSTAMQMHFGPSLFETPREELLKLKQIASVKLYFDAFNELAARVYGMDDALMLDCFVGGLHPDLKREVKSRSPASLMQAVSLAKLFEDKFFPPTQNGRSSLRPQLSSHPRTPNHTQQRTVPALPSPPNISHTLPLLSTPPISNTLRKLSPTEIQFRRDRGLCFTCDERYTPAHKCSSKHYFLIQTLEEVPEESQAATHASEPVQAKISVEPTVEESLHLSYNALTGVPNRRSIRFTRVVNGRQIRILMDGSSSDNFLHPALAKQLSLPVYVAPPFKVEVGNGELLQCEGEVRAVPVMVHDHTLFITAFLLPIASEELVLGDIWLETLDTHLVNYQKKFITFLDNNRLITLQGELNNQPTQAQFNHLKRLCATKEIAKLYTIQLQMPEATSPQSLDIPSNTPLELAMLLRQYSSVFQVPQGLPPTRMQDHAIHLCPGTSPVKVKPYRYAHSQKTEIERIVADMLTAGIIWPSLSLFSSPVLLVKKKYGSWRFCTDYRALNAVTIKDSFTMPTVDELLDELFDAQYFSKLDLRSGYHQIRVRPEDCFKTAFRTH comes from the coding sequence ATGGACCGATTCTTCCGCATATACGAGACCCCAGAGGATCAGATGATGGATCTTGTTGCAGTCAATTTGGAGGCGCGAGCCCTTGCCTGGTTCCAAATTTGGAAAAAACTCAACCCAGTAACATCCTGGCTTGAATTATCCACTGCTATGCAAATGCATTTTGGCCCTTCTTTATTTGAGACTCCACGTGAGGAATTGTTGAAGCTCAAACAAATTGCTTCGGTGAAACTTTATTTTGATGCGTTTAATGAGTTAGCTGCAAGGGTTTATGGGATGGATGATGCTTTAATGCTTGATTGTTTTGTTGGTGGGTTACATCCGGACCTGAAGCGAGAGGTTAAATCTCGATCTCCGGCCTCTTTGATGCAAGCCGTTTCATTAGCAAAGTTGTTCGAGGATAAATTCTTCCCACCAACCCAAAATGGGCGTTCGTCTCTTCGACCGCAGTTATCGTCCCACCCACGTACTCCTAATCATACACAACAAAGGACTGTACCCGCTTTACCTTCACCTCCTAACATTTCCCATACACTACCGTTACTGTCCACACCACCAATTTCAAACACATTGCGCAAACTCTCACCTACTGAGATCCAATTCCGGAGGGATAGAGGCCTCTGTTTCACTTGTGATGAGCGATACACCCCAGCCCATAAGTGCAGTTCAAAACACTATTTTCTAATCCAGACCTTGGAGGAAGTCCCAGAGGAGTCGCAAGCTGCGACACATGCGTCAGAACCCGTGCAGGCCAAAATTAGCGTGGAGCCAACCGTGGAGGAATCATTGCATTTATCTTATAATGCTTTGACTGGTGTACCGAATCGACGCTCCATTCGCTTTACCAGGGTAGTCAATGGTCGCCAGATACGTATTTTAATGGATGGGAGTAGCTCGGACAATTTCCTCCACCCAGCCTTGGCGAAGCAGTTATCGTTGCCTGTGTATGTCGCGCCCCCGTTCAAGGTAGAAGTCGGCAATGGTGAATTATTACAGTGTGAAGGTGAAGTGCGTGCGGTGCCAGTTATGGTGCATGATCATACACTGTTTATCACAGCCTTTTTACTCCCAATAGCCAGTGAAGAATTGGTACTAGGTGATATATGGTTGGAGACGCTTGACACACACTTGGTCAATTATCAAAAGAAATTCATTACCTTCTTGGACAATAACCGACTCATTACCTTACAAGGGGAATTGAATAACCAGCCAACCCAAGCTCAATTCAATCACTTGAAACGGTTGTGTGCCACTAAAGAAATTGCAAAACTATATACTATTCAATTACAAATGCCAGAAGCTACATCTCCTCAATCTCTCGACATACCAAGCAATACTCCTCTTGAGTTGGCAATGTTGTTGCGCCAATACAGTTCAGTTTTTCAGGTGCCTCAAGGCTTACCCCCGACACGAATGCAGGATCATGCTATTCATTTATGTCCAGGCACATCCCCGGTGAAAGTGAAGCCTTATCGTTATGCTCATAGCCAAAAGACTGAGATTGAGCGCATTGTGGCTGACATGTTAACTGCAGGCATCATTTGGCCTAGCTTGAGCCTGTTTTCATCCCCTGTGCTTTTGGTGAAAAAGAAATATGGCTCATGGAGATTCTGCACGGATTATAGGGCTCTTAATGCAGTCACAATCAAAGATTCCTTCACAATGCCGACAGTTGATGAACTCTTAGATGAACTCTTTGATGCACAATATTTTTCCAAGTTGGACCTCAGGTCGGGGTATCACCAAATCCGTGTGAGGCCTGAAGACTGTTTCAAGACAGCGTTTCGAACACACTAA